One Streptomyces mobaraensis NBRC 13819 = DSM 40847 DNA segment encodes these proteins:
- a CDS encoding chitinase C-terminal domain-containing protein, which yields MPGSCTGTRARRGAAAGAALAGLLAATLQTGSSSAAEDHAACRPDGLYATPGVDVPYCTVYDTAGREKLGADHQRRVIGYFTGWRTGKDGTPAYLASDIPWDKVTHLNYAFAHVGPDDRISVGADGADNPATGMTWPGVKGAEMDPGLPYKGHFNLLNKFKKQHPQVKTLISVGGWAETGGYIDENGKRVDSGGFYKTATNADGSVNQQGIDTFADSAVAFVRKYGFNGVDIDYEYPTSMKDAGHPKDWPLANARRGGLNKGYAALMKTLRERLDRAGAADGRHYLLSVAAPSSGYLLRGMETYQSTKYLDYVNIMSYDLHGAWNEFVGPNAALYDDGKDAELAKWGVYTTPQYGGIGYLNADWAYHYFRGALPPGRINLGLPYYTRGWKNVTGGTDGLWGTAKATTCPAGSGLTSCGDGAVGIDNLWHDKDDDGKESPAGSNPMWHAKNLEKGIAGDYLTKYGFPAGTKPTGTYAREYDATLTAPWLWNADKKVFLSTEDEQSVKAKAQYVVDKGLGGTMIWELAGDYGWNAGKGQYEPGDTLTSVMNDAFKAAPAYGARRATTDLPDQALDIDVAFTDFPLGDSNYPINPKVRITNRTKTTLPGGTEFQFDYANSAPGNARDQSGWGLKVIRSDHTAPSNIGGLKGDYNRTSVKLPASQPLAPGATAVLDLVYYLPTSTPSNWTVSFGGKTWALAGDLTRGTTVTDPGGPSPTPTATPTGGPTGGPSPTATPTGGTCAAPAWDKAAVYTGGATVSWKAHSWKAKWWTQGDEPGTTGEWGVWQDLGTC from the coding sequence CTGCCGGGATCCTGTACCGGCACCCGCGCGCGCCGCGGGGCCGCCGCGGGCGCGGCCCTGGCCGGGCTGCTGGCCGCCACGCTGCAGACGGGATCCTCCTCGGCCGCCGAGGACCACGCCGCCTGCCGCCCCGACGGCCTGTACGCGACGCCGGGCGTCGACGTCCCCTACTGCACCGTCTACGACACCGCCGGCCGCGAGAAGCTGGGCGCGGACCACCAGCGCCGCGTCATCGGCTACTTCACCGGCTGGCGCACCGGCAAGGACGGCACCCCGGCGTATCTGGCCTCCGACATCCCCTGGGACAAGGTCACGCACCTCAACTACGCCTTCGCGCACGTCGGCCCGGACGACCGGATCTCCGTCGGGGCCGACGGCGCGGACAACCCGGCCACCGGGATGACCTGGCCGGGCGTCAAGGGCGCGGAGATGGACCCCGGCCTGCCCTACAAGGGCCACTTCAACCTGCTGAACAAGTTCAAGAAGCAGCACCCTCAGGTGAAGACGCTGATATCCGTCGGCGGCTGGGCCGAGACCGGCGGGTACATCGACGAGAACGGCAAGCGCGTCGACTCGGGCGGCTTCTACAAGACGGCGACCAACGCGGACGGCTCGGTCAACCAGCAGGGCATCGACACGTTCGCCGACTCCGCGGTCGCGTTCGTCAGGAAGTACGGCTTCAACGGCGTCGACATCGACTACGAGTACCCGACGTCGATGAAGGACGCCGGCCACCCCAAGGACTGGCCCCTGGCCAACGCCCGGCGCGGCGGCCTGAACAAGGGCTACGCGGCGCTGATGAAGACCCTCCGCGAACGCCTCGACCGGGCCGGGGCCGCCGACGGCCGGCACTACCTGCTGTCCGTCGCCGCGCCGTCCTCCGGCTACCTGCTGCGCGGCATGGAGACGTACCAGAGCACGAAATACCTGGACTACGTCAACATCATGTCCTACGACCTGCACGGCGCCTGGAACGAGTTCGTCGGCCCCAACGCCGCCCTGTACGACGACGGCAAGGACGCCGAGCTCGCCAAGTGGGGCGTCTACACCACCCCGCAGTACGGCGGCATCGGCTACCTCAACGCCGACTGGGCGTACCACTATTTCCGCGGCGCGCTGCCGCCCGGCCGGATCAACCTCGGCCTGCCGTACTACACGCGCGGCTGGAAGAACGTCACGGGCGGCACCGACGGTCTGTGGGGCACGGCCAAGGCGACCACCTGCCCGGCCGGTTCGGGGCTCACCAGCTGCGGTGACGGCGCCGTCGGCATCGACAACCTGTGGCACGACAAGGACGACGACGGCAAGGAGTCCCCGGCCGGCTCCAACCCCATGTGGCACGCCAAGAATTTGGAGAAGGGCATCGCCGGGGACTATCTGACAAAGTACGGCTTCCCGGCCGGCACCAAGCCCACCGGCACCTACGCCCGCGAGTACGACGCGACCCTGACCGCGCCCTGGCTGTGGAACGCCGACAAGAAGGTGTTCCTCTCCACGGAGGACGAGCAGTCCGTCAAGGCCAAGGCCCAGTACGTGGTCGACAAGGGCCTCGGTGGCACCATGATCTGGGAACTCGCGGGCGACTACGGGTGGAACGCCGGCAAGGGCCAGTACGAGCCGGGCGACACCCTGACGTCCGTCATGAACGACGCGTTCAAGGCCGCGCCCGCCTACGGCGCCCGGCGCGCCACGACCGACCTGCCGGACCAGGCCCTCGACATCGACGTCGCCTTCACCGACTTCCCCCTCGGCGACAGCAACTACCCCATCAACCCCAAGGTCCGCATCACCAACCGGACGAAGACCACGCTGCCCGGCGGCACGGAGTTCCAGTTCGACTACGCCAACTCCGCGCCGGGGAACGCCCGGGACCAGTCCGGGTGGGGGCTGAAGGTGATCCGCAGCGATCACACGGCTCCCAGCAACATCGGGGGCCTCAAGGGTGACTACAACCGGACGTCCGTGAAGCTCCCGGCCTCGCAGCCGCTCGCGCCCGGCGCCACGGCCGTGCTCGACCTCGTCTACTACCTGCCGACGTCCACTCCGTCCAACTGGACCGTGAGCTTCGGCGGGAAGACCTGGGCCCTGGCCGGCGATCTGACGCGCGGCACCACCGTCACCGACCCGGGCGGGCCCTCCCCCACCCCGACGGCCACGCCCACCGGCGGCCCCACCGGCGGCCCGAGCCCGACCGCGACCCCGACGGGCGGCACCTGCGCGGCGCCGGCGTGGGACAAGGCGGCGGTCTACACGGGCGGCGCGACCGTCTCCTGGAAGGCGCACTCCTGGAAGGCGAAGTGGTGGACGCAGGGCGACGAGCCCGGCACCACCGGCGAATGGGGCGTGTGGCAGGACCTCGGCACCTGCTGA
- a CDS encoding GlsB/YeaQ/YmgE family stress response membrane protein has translation MGILAWVVIGLLAGAIAKALMPGKDPGGVLVTMLIGVVGGLLGGFLGKVIFGVESINGFFHLSTWIAAIVGSVIILALYRLVTGRNGHGHGRHSHA, from the coding sequence ATGGGAATTCTCGCGTGGGTCGTCATCGGTCTGCTGGCCGGAGCGATCGCCAAGGCCCTGATGCCGGGCAAGGATCCCGGCGGTGTGCTGGTGACCATGCTGATCGGTGTCGTCGGCGGGCTGCTGGGCGGCTTCCTCGGCAAGGTGATCTTCGGCGTGGAGTCGATCAACGGCTTCTTCCACCTGTCCACATGGATCGCCGCGATCGTCGGTTCCGTCATCATCCTGGCGCTCTACCGACTCGTCACCGGCCGGAACGGACACGGTCACGGCCGCCACTCGCACGCTTGA
- a CDS encoding MFS transporter: MHTAEQTTSSPTRSTIAATTATDRSRKLPLLALLALATAVFITSLTETLPAGLLPAMSGDLGVSESATGQTVTVYAIGTFLTAIPLTAATAGWRRKRLLLTSMAGFAVANTVTALSSNYVLTMAARAVAGVAAGLAWALLVGYARRMAPARLEGKAIAIAMAGIPVALSLGVPAGTFLGTALGWRVAFLAMTALTVVVLGWIATAVPDYPGRPRGARAPMLRVLKVPGVTPVLFVTTVFVLAHTVLYAYIATFLDRLGMGGSADLVLLAFGVASLVSIWFVGARIHRRLRALTVASTLLVAAAAAVFAVFSDVPALVYVAATLWGLGWGGVPTLLQTAAGQAGGESADAAQALLVTLWNVAMAAGGVVGGLLLDGLGHLSLPWSVLLLLVPVLAVVVGARAHGFPTRRADGAA; this comes from the coding sequence ATGCACACGGCAGAACAGACGACCTCGTCGCCCACCCGTTCCACCATCGCGGCCACAACGGCCACGGACCGGAGCCGGAAGCTGCCGCTCCTCGCCCTGCTCGCCCTCGCCACGGCCGTCTTCATCACCAGCCTGACGGAGACGCTGCCGGCCGGCCTGCTGCCCGCGATGAGCGGCGACCTGGGCGTGAGCGAGTCGGCGACGGGCCAGACCGTCACCGTCTACGCGATCGGCACGTTCCTCACGGCGATCCCCCTGACGGCGGCCACGGCGGGGTGGCGGCGGAAGCGCCTGCTGCTGACGTCGATGGCGGGATTCGCCGTCGCGAACACGGTCACCGCCCTCTCGTCGAACTACGTACTGACCATGGCGGCCCGCGCGGTGGCGGGTGTGGCCGCGGGGCTGGCCTGGGCGCTGCTGGTCGGATACGCGCGCCGTATGGCGCCCGCCAGGCTGGAGGGGAAGGCGATCGCGATCGCGATGGCGGGCATTCCGGTGGCGCTCTCCCTGGGGGTGCCCGCAGGGACGTTCCTCGGCACGGCCCTCGGCTGGCGGGTGGCCTTCCTGGCGATGACCGCACTGACCGTGGTCGTCCTCGGCTGGATCGCGACGGCGGTTCCCGACTATCCGGGCCGGCCGCGCGGCGCACGCGCGCCGATGCTGCGGGTGCTGAAGGTGCCCGGAGTGACTCCCGTCCTGTTCGTCACCACGGTCTTCGTCCTGGCCCACACCGTCCTCTACGCCTACATCGCCACCTTCCTCGACCGCCTGGGGATGGGTGGTTCGGCCGACCTCGTCCTCCTGGCCTTCGGTGTGGCCTCGCTGGTGAGCATCTGGTTCGTCGGCGCCCGCATCCACCGCCGGCTGCGGGCCCTCACCGTCGCCTCCACCCTCCTGGTCGCCGCGGCCGCCGCCGTCTTCGCGGTCTTCTCCGACGTCCCGGCCCTCGTCTACGTCGCGGCCACCCTGTGGGGCCTGGGCTGGGGCGGCGTCCCGACCCTCCTGCAGACCGCCGCGGGCCAGGCCGGCGGCGAGTCGGCGGACGCCGCGCAGGCTCTGCTGGTCACCCTCTGGAACGTGGCCATGGCGGCCGGCGGGGTCGTCGGCGGCCTCCTCCTGGACGGGCTCGGCCACCTCTCGCTGCCGTGGTCGGTCCTCCTGCTGCTGGTGCCGGTGCTGGCCGTGGTGGTCGGCGCCCGCGCCCACGGGTTCCCGACGAGGCGAGCGGACGGCGCCGCCTGA